CAACTTCTGTTCTAACGAGTAGAATTCTTTCAGCCAGAGGGCGGCCACCTTATCCAAGGAGTCTGCCGCTAGATAAAGAACTAAGGCATCCTGTCTTTCCTCTGATTCGAGTAGTTTATCGGCCAACGCAGACAAttgtttgttcttttcCGTTATGTCTGTAGCGTAAAAGTTGTTAATGGCTCTGGCAGCATATTTCCACTGAGAAACATCCAGATTCTCTAccaaatcaattgaatttttttgtgaaATAGAATGCAGAAATCTTGACAAAGTTGAATCCTTGCCGTATTTCGAGAAATATGCATTTTTTACGGAGTCTTTCAGTGCCTTATCATTAGAATCCAAGGAAATGATCAGTGCCTCTAAAAGGCGATCAGCACCAAGCGAAGCTGCCACGGCAGCTTTGGGATTCCCAGATACTAAATACTTGGCTATTTCAATCTCCGACTCATTGGATAAGCTAAATTTTCCCGTGGGCTCAAACTTACCCTCGATGTTCGCAAAGAAATTTTCCCCATCATCTCGATCAGTCTCCGTATCAgattcttcttcgtcaaaagcaaaagactccttcaaaaattccGATTTGCCATCCATTGAGAGTTTTTCAAGTAAGTTCCAGTCCTCTTCATtagtttcatcaattgtTTTAGCCAATCTTCTATTGATCAAGGGGTTGAAGTCGTGAGACTTAAGTGCTTCATCTAACAATGCATTGTCCTCAAGACCAGGAAGTTTTGGTTTGGTTATCGAGACCCCTAGTCCATTTGCAGTTATGCAAACAAGTTTTCCACCAAATGCCCAATGTGCAGCGGGTGACTTATTTTCGTACCAGGATGGAGCCTGCATACGTAACACAGTTGGCTTTACATCAGATTCTTCTTGGGACACATGATTCCAAAAGTCTGTCTCTGATTCCTGTTGCTTCGTGACAGATTGCTCTTGATCCAAGGTGGTTACTAGATTTTGTAACGTCTGAACCTGTATCTTATTGTCGAAAGAAGCAGAAGCGAATAAATCAGGTGCATCTGGAGCAAATTTCGTCTTGAAACACCAATTTCCACGAGTTGGGTATTGAGTCAGTTCTTCGCCCGATTCCGGATTCCACAAAACAATGGTATTATCGCGGCCACTTGACAATAACAAGTTCTCATCTTCGCTACACCAATCCAGGGATAAGATTCCTTTGGAATGGccttttgaaagagtttgTAAAGGAGTATTTGCATTTCTCAAGTCCCAAACCAGGATCAAAGGGTCCGTATCACTTCCTGTGGCCGTAGCAACTCGGGTGGAGTTCTTTGGATGCCATTCAACAACGGAGAGTTGAGATTTTAAACCCGTTTCTGGAGAAGAATAGCTCAAATGAATAACCTCTTTCTTTGCTTTTAGATCCCATATAGAAGCATATGCAGATGATCCAGCAGATGCAAATACATGTGCCAAACACTGATTCCATGCCAATGATGTAATTTCATCGATGGAATTCATTGAAGACCCTGGTGTTAATGGTTTGTAATCCGGATTTTTCAAGCAAGTGTTCAAATCccaaataaaaatttcaccCTGGGTCCCACTGGATGCCAGAATATTACATTGTTTTGCATTGAAACGCACCGTCTTCGCAGACTTGGAATGACTCCTGAATGACGCTTCGAATTTGAGAGAGTCCTTGGGGTTCGAGAAAAGTTCCACAGCACCGTTATCTAATGCACCGGCGAGAATCTTGTTGTCCTGAGACCAATCTAGATCATTGAACTTGGCGTCCACAGCAAGTGATGCATCTGGCTTTGATGCGTCTGCCGAGAGCAAAGACCAAAGTTCCAATGACGACTCACTTGAGAAATTTGCATCCACAGTCCCTGATGCAGTACCCGTCACCAAAGAAGGTATCTTTCCGTGGGACCAGGCAAACGTTGCAGTACGAGAATATTCAGCAAGCTTCACCATATTTGAATTGACGAACACTTGGCCCTATTCCCTATTATTACACAAGTTACCTGTGAGGTTTGCAGCTGCTAATACTTCGTGTAATCCCTTAAAGCTGTAGATCTATCCGCATTAAAacgttgttttttttcatgttgaaTTGCGCTGTTCACTTTAGGCGTCAGATTTAAATTTTGGGTCGGGTAATATTAAGTATATCTATCAGTTTCAACGAAACTACTACTGACCCAGTATCGCATATCACAGCCTGTTGTGTCTGTAGGTTATATTTGCACCATCGGTCCTACACAATAATTTTATAGTCTGCCAAGATATATTCTCCGAAGGATTGCTCTGTTTCTTGAGTATTAATTGttttgaacttgaaaaaaggaagagaatACCTGCTCATTGATCAAGAACGGGGCAGTGATGCGGAATGATTGAGAGAGtgaatattcttttttgattgaattAGGGCAAGCAGCTCGATGTTAAAAAAACAGCCTTCTTGAtaatattgattttttttttttttttatatttatttGAGAGAATATAACTTTTAACTACAATTGAGTTAACAACGACAAgaaatgacaaaaaaattccacTTCGTAGCATACCTCCTTCAACGGTTATGAAGGTCAGCAGGATAGGATGTTCTGCAATGCAAAATGTaacttcaacaaatcaCTCCATGTTGACAGTTAATTATGTACCTTTTTAAGTGATCCATCACCTAATACGTCTATAAAGACCAAAATACTTGTTTTAAGATCCGCAGAGACACTAAGCAAATGACTGCAAGAACACGCTATTCTGATTGAATCTTGAAACGGTTTCCTATGACAATTAGTCGAAAGCAGAATTGCAAGCGATGACTGGAAATGATAATATAACGTCGAAATACCATAAACAAGCTTTAGAAGAGTACAAAGAGATTTCGCAAGAGGAGGATCCCGATGCATGGGACGAACGAATCTCAAACACAGGCTGTTATGTAGAGAACTTAGCATTACAGCTCTGCCATGCAGATACGGGCGACTGGAGACAATGCTTTCAAGAAATGTCACTTTTCAGAGAGTGCTGGAGCCAAAATGGGAATCGTGAGAGAATAGACACTGTTGACAGAGATAATTCTCAATCTTGAGACATAACTCAGTAATAATAGGAATCAAATAGCTTGTTTATCTCTTTATGCAACATTCATGTACATAACATACTAGCAAGGCCGACAACACGTGAATaacttgtttttttgttaaatGCCTCCGTAGATGAGCGAAACAATTACTACATGGCTACAAATACTCGTAAGATGGCTACAGAGTCTCAGATATGTGTAAATCAATTTAGGGAGCCTTAGTTGGTTGTGGCATTGAATCATGAACATacacaaaaaaaaaataaagaagtCGACCCTAAAAAGCCTTCATTCTGCTTTAAAAGGAATGTTGAAAGACGAGGAGGGCAAAAAATTAAATCAAGAAGACTTTGGTGCCAAAGGTGCCTCTGAAACAGTGCCTTTAGTTAATTCGACCAAGATGCAGGTACTACCAAAAGAAGGTGCGTTTCAAACAGTAGAGGATCAAGAGCATGAGAGAAAACACAATGGAATAATATATGTTATGTCCAGGGAGCTGCACCCAATACCAAAGCTGACTGACGAGCAGATCATGGCTCGTCACAAGAAAGCTGATGAAAGCATGAAGCAGGTTTGGTCTAACATCATTGCCAAATACGAGTCTTTGGACTGCCAAGGAGATGTAATCGATCTGCAAACGGGTGAAATTCTCGAGGATAACGGTCATTTGCGTAATATTTCATCAGaaaatcataatcatcGCGAAGTCACTCAGTACAAAAGCATCCTTCAGGATATTTTGGTCACAAATGAATGTCCAGAAGACTCTTCAAGTCAGAGCATATGGCAAGACGGGGAAACAGACGACGAAGAGGATAATGCCGATTATGTTCAAGAAATGTCAGAGGGAGAGAGCACCGACAACGACAAATAGAAAATGATTGTGtttatatttcttttcattatcaaaatACATGTCGCTTTTGAAAGTTCGATATTTTCTTCGAGCACTAGTTTGATTTTCTAGAAATTTCCGTGGGCGAGGGAAGTAAGAGTTATGAATCTCGAAATATAAAAGAAGGGaattgtatttttattgCATTTAGTGATTGTAAAGTAACGAAGTAAAgcaatattttcaaaatgagTTCTACAGTGCTCAATCCTAAAGCATACTTTGACATCTCAATAGGAGGTGTTCGTAAAGGTCGTATCGCGTTTGAGCTGTTCAAAGACGTTGTTCCTAAGACTGCGGAAAACTTTTTAAAATTATGTGAAGGTGGATGTGGAAATACCAAATCAAACCCAAGTGTGGCCCTATCATACAAGGgctcaatttttcatagGGTTATCAAGGATTTCATGCTTCAATTTGGCGATTTTACCAATTTTGACGGTACAGGTGGCGAAAGTATATATGgtgagaaatttgaagatgaaaatttcactTTGAAACACGACAGGCCCTTTCTTTTATCTATGGCAAATGCTGGCCCAAATACCAATGGATCACAAGCCTTCATTACCTGTGTTCCAACGCCTCACCTGGATGGAAAGCACGTTGTTTTTGGTGAAGTAATCCAAGGTAAAAGAATTGTTCGCCTAATCGAAAACCAACAAACAGATAAGGAGAATGATAAACCTTTAAGAGAAGTTAAAATCGATGATTGTGGGCTCTTACCTAATGATTATAAAGTTCCAGAGAATGCGGAAGAAACCCCGACAGATGCGTATGGCGATAATTACGAAGACTCATTAAAAGATGATTCTAAGGTTGATCAGAATGACGTTCAAAGTGTTCTTGGGGCGATAAATGAAGTCAAAGCGATCGGAACTGAGCAATTCAAGCGTGGAAATTACTCAGTTGCGGTaaataaatatgaaaagTGCGATAAATTCTTGAAGGAGTATTCACCAGCAGATTTATCAGAGGAAGCATTGGAAGAGATCAATCAATTAAAAGTATCCGTGCCACTAAATATTGCTCTTTCTGCCCTCAAAAGTAAggattatcaaaaagttctTGTTGCAGGGTCAGAGGTTTTGTACGCCGAGGCCGCTGATTCAAAGGCTAAAGCCAAGGCCCTTTATCGTAGAGGCCTAGCTTATAATGCTTTGAACGATCCAGATATGGCAATGAATGACCTAGAAATGGCAACAACCTATCAGCAAAACGATTCAGGAATCCTGAAAGCAGTTGAAGAGGTCAAAGCCAAGAAAAAACAGCTCAACgcaaagcagaaaaagtCTCTTTCGAAAATGTTCTCTTGAAAACAAATCAAACATCAGAGGTTTCTGGAGTTTATCTATGTTATATACTTTCATTCATTGCATCGCTATAATTAATACAATGATTGTTCAGGTCGTTACCCTGCTGTAGTTATAGATCGTCCATTACGAGGCGAAAATTTTTACCCCGGTGGCAAAAAGTCAAACAACGAACGAGAAAAAGTCACCTAAGGACAATGAATAATTCATTCTTAGGATTGATCGATTACTTTCGAAGATCGTCGTCTGCATTGATCGAGATCTGCTGGGGCCGTTCGATTTATTCCATCCACATACTAGGCTTTGCGGTACAAGAACACGGACTTGGTTgttattttctttcataCACGACTCACGCTTCGCAGTACAATCCCTCAAGTAATAAGAAGACGGAGGAAGAATTCGACGTTTGATTAACTTATCGAGATTTTCACTTCAGTTTTAACACGAAGGTTTGAGACCTTATAAATTTGAAGCGTTTTTCATTGCATTTGATATTGACCTTCTGCAGCTATAGTGTTCAGCAGGAAAATCCCAGCTTGAGGCAATATCACGAGAGACAAATAACTAGAAGTTTTGCTTCTACTTTGATataatcttttgaagaaccGATATTAGGATAGTTTGAAATTTGCCGGGCtctgttttcattttccatttctttcctCTAATTGCATTtcataaaacaaaaaaaaaaaccataAGCTTGGAGTTTCTGAATACGACTTAATTTCACTTTTACGATAGAGGCTGCTTATAAATCCTGTTAATAAATATAACCCATATCAAAGAGGTTAGACATATAAAAAAGATATCGATTATCACACAAGTATTATTTTTAATAATAAACACGCATAATAAactcaaaaaagaatggtTGGTCAGCAGTATTCCAGTGCTCCACTCCGCACAGTTAAGGAAGTTCAGTTTGGCCTCTTCTCTCCGGAGGAGGTTCGTGCTATCAGTGTAGCCAAGATTAGATTTCCCGAGACAATGGATGAGACTCAGACGAGAGCTAAGATAGGAGGCTTGAATGATCCAAGGTTAGGTTCTATTGACCGTAATTTGAAATGTCAAACATGCCAGGAAGGTATGAATGAATGTCCTGGTCATTTTGGCCATATAGATCTTGCAAAACCTGTTTTCCACATTGGATTTCTCTCCAAGATCAAGAAGGTTTGTGAATGTGTTTGTATGCATTGTGGTAAATTGTTACTAGATGAACACAATGAACAAATGCGACAAGCACTTAAAATCAAAgactcaaaaaaaagatttaaCGCCATCTGGACTCTTTGTAAAAGTAAAATGATTTGTGAAACTGAAGTACCATCCGAAGATGATCCAACCAAGTTGGTATCGAGAGGCGGCTGTGGTAATGCACAACCAACAGTTCGGAGAGATGGATTAAAACTAGTGGGGAGCTggaagaaggaaaaaaatacagGGGATGCCGAGGAGCCTGAGCAAAGAGTTTTGACAATggaagaaattttaaacattttcaaacACATATCTCCAGAGGATTCAACGAGAATGGGATTCAATGAACAGTACTCGCGCCCTGAATGGATGATTTTAACGGTATTACCCGTTCCGCCACCTCCAGTCAGGCCTTCGATTTCCTTCAACGAATCACAAAGAGGAGAGGACGATCTAACTTTCAAGTTGGCCGATATTTTAAAGGCAAATATAAGTTTAGAGACGTTAGAGCATAATGGTGCTCCACATCATGCCATTGAAGAGGCTGAAAGTTTACTTCAGTTCCATGTTGCGACCTATATGGATAATGATATTGCTGGACAGCCTCAGGCCTTACAAAAGTCAGGACGTCCCGTCAAATCTATCCGTGCTCGTTTAAAAGGTAAAGAAGGCCGTATTAGAGGTAATCTGATGGGTAAACGTGTTGACTTCTCGGCACGTACCGTTATTTCAGGTGATCCCAACCTCGAGCTAGACCAAGTGGGTGTCCCTAAATCCATTGCCAAAACTCTAACATATCCTGAGGTTGTCACACCGTATAATATTGACAGCCTGACACAGCTCGTTCGCAATGGTCCAAATGAGCACCCGGGTGCCAAATATGTTATCCGTGACAATGGCGATCGTATCGATCTTAGATACAGTAAGAGAGCGGGTGACATACAGTTACAGTACGGATGGAAAGTTGAGCGCCATATAATGGATAATGACCCAGTTTTGTTCAACCGTCAACCTTCTCTACACAAAATGTCAATGATGGCCCATAGAGTCAAAGTTATGCCTTAC
This Zygotorulaspora mrakii chromosome 5, complete sequence DNA region includes the following protein-coding sequences:
- the SEC31 gene encoding Sec31p (similar to Saccharomyces cerevisiae SEC31 (YDL195W); ancestral locus Anc_7.310), which translates into the protein MVKLAEYSRTATFAWSHGKIPSLVTGTASGTVDANFSSESSLELWSLLSADASKPDASLAVDAKFNDLDWSQDNKILAGALDNGAVELFSNPKDSLKFEASFRSHSKSAKTVRFNAKQCNILASSGTQGEIFIWDLNTCLKNPDYKPLTPGSSMNSIDEITSLAWNQCLAHVFASAGSSAYASIWDLKAKKEVIHLSYSSPETGLKSQLSVVEWHPKNSTRVATATGSDTDPLILVWDLRNANTPLQTLSKGHSKGILSLDWCSEDENLLLSSGRDNTIVLWNPESGEELTQYPTRGNWCFKTKFAPDAPDLFASASFDNKIQVQTLQNLVTTLDQEQSVTKQQESETDFWNHVSQEESDVKPTVLRMQAPSWYENKSPAAHWAFGGKLVCITANGLGVSITKPKLPGLEDNALLDEALKSHDFNPLINRRLAKTIDETNEEDWNLLEKLSMDGKSEFLKESFAFDEEESDTETDRDDGENFFANIEGKFEPTGKFSLSNESEIEIAKYLVSGNPKAAVAASLGADRLLEALIISLDSNDKALKDSVKNAYFSKYGKDSTLSRFLHSISQKNSIDLVENLDVSQWKYAARAINNFYATDITEKNKQLSALADKLLESEERQDALVLYLAADSLDKVAALWLKEFYSLEQKLQKEKSSLYEAHSECLSEFVERFTVFSNFVGDNKVITNADLISKFLEYVNLASAGGNFDLAHAILETLPETNNEVKMENERVLLALGKAKKSTSKAHTSKAAYGAVTSNSIPLAAQQGIYRAGGPSGGSFINGNQIQAAPFVTQQNRVSPAPPVDSFTPQPNVHGFPVVPNAIASKYAPSVTSPSLNTGPKPIAVQPNAYTLTGMNAFAPLSSKPVPNFISAPNYSEQFSGSGIAPPSSVASGQTPSLNKKANDGWNDLPLDVKERPQRAKAGNIAPASITRQTSTPGISGTSASGLTVPPPPLSKSSSRLPSLVSQLPPPIKGSRKTSVSSNASLVSNSPKIPASSPYAPQPAVASSIAPNPTMSYEPAPQPNGTMANANPYAPPVTSNKAAPPANAYAPPVAASLPSRQSSPYAPPQQPPIVAGQMSSPMSSFTNGSASAPPVAASRPPPTNVKKKNHNITSVQNASTLLESVQKSPDGSMASTQSNGNNNVSLATSLTSPVATAAKLTSSTDPQVSKSASSRSGVPEDQQPIVDFLKEELARVTPLIPKEYTKQLKDCNKRLNILFHHLERQDLLTQPTIEKLKRIVELLKDNKYSEAMQVHVDIATNYAQEAGNWLTGVKRLIGIAEATST
- the COA4 gene encoding Coa4p (similar to Saccharomyces cerevisiae YLR218C; ancestral locus Anc_7.311); amino-acid sequence: MTGNDNITSKYHKQALEEYKEISQEEDPDAWDERISNTGCYVENLALQLCHADTGDWRQCFQEMSLFRECWSQNGNRERIDTVDRDNSQS
- the SCM3 gene encoding Scm3p (similar to Saccharomyces cerevisiae SCM3 (YDL139C); ancestral locus Anc_7.312), producing the protein MNIHKKKIKKSTLKSLHSALKGMLKDEEGKKLNQEDFGAKGASETVPLVNSTKMQVLPKEGAFQTVEDQEHERKHNGIIYVMSRELHPIPKLTDEQIMARHKKADESMKQVWSNIIAKYESLDCQGDVIDLQTGEILEDNGHLRNISSENHNHREVTQYKSILQDILVTNECPEDSSSQSIWQDGETDDEEDNADYVQEMSEGESTDNDK
- the CPR6 gene encoding peptidylprolyl isomerase CPR6 (similar to Saccharomyces cerevisiae CPR6 (YLR216C); ancestral locus Anc_7.313) yields the protein MSSTVLNPKAYFDISIGGVRKGRIAFELFKDVVPKTAENFLKLCEGGCGNTKSNPSVALSYKGSIFHRVIKDFMLQFGDFTNFDGTGGESIYGEKFEDENFTLKHDRPFLLSMANAGPNTNGSQAFITCVPTPHLDGKHVVFGEVIQGKRIVRLIENQQTDKENDKPLREVKIDDCGLLPNDYKVPENAEETPTDAYGDNYEDSLKDDSKVDQNDVQSVLGAINEVKAIGTEQFKRGNYSVAVNKYEKCDKFLKEYSPADLSEEALEEINQLKVSVPLNIALSALKSKDYQKVLVAGSEVLYAEAADSKAKAKALYRRGLAYNALNDPDMAMNDLEMATTYQQNDSGILKAVEEVKAKKKQLNAKQKKSLSKMFS